From the genome of Mycobacterium dioxanotrophicus, one region includes:
- a CDS encoding flavin monoamine oxidase family protein, whose translation MPDVDYCVVGAGFAGLTAALRLKRAGRSVVLLEARDRVGGRTFTEVRPDGTWIDRGGAWIGPGQDRIKALMTEFGIKEYKQYIEGDAMMIVDGKQHRYSGTIPWSMSPWSIANLGAGLLEVGHMCKSIPFEAPWEAKRAAEWDRTTLGEWLHDHVHSKQARDMLDMALAGVYTSAASEVSLLWALHQMGSGGGPIFVISTKDGSQDARVHGGMGAIYGPMAAELGDALRLSRLVGLIAQDDAGVTVHADGDTVRAGRAIVAVPLAVADQIAYEPMLPVDRAFLHQRMPSGAVFKISVVYDSAFWRADGLCGQSAAPGSAATLTIDACTDIAVPGIMCVITEGPAARRLGLLDPDERKTVVLGELIDRFGAKAACAVSYHEQNWTVERYSGGGMISHAPPGVLTQFGHTLREPCGRIHWAGTESSAVMCGWIDGAVRSGERAATEVMAADAVVAV comes from the coding sequence ATGCCAGACGTCGACTATTGCGTGGTCGGTGCGGGTTTCGCCGGATTGACCGCGGCACTGCGCCTGAAGCGGGCGGGCCGTTCTGTGGTGCTGCTGGAGGCGCGCGACCGGGTCGGCGGCCGGACGTTCACCGAGGTGCGGCCCGACGGGACGTGGATCGACCGGGGCGGAGCCTGGATCGGCCCCGGGCAGGACCGCATCAAGGCGTTGATGACCGAGTTCGGCATCAAGGAGTACAAGCAGTACATCGAAGGCGACGCGATGATGATCGTCGACGGTAAGCAACACCGGTACTCCGGGACGATTCCGTGGTCGATGAGCCCGTGGTCGATCGCCAACCTCGGGGCAGGACTGCTCGAAGTAGGACACATGTGCAAGTCGATCCCGTTCGAGGCGCCCTGGGAGGCCAAGAGGGCGGCCGAGTGGGACCGAACCACGTTGGGGGAGTGGCTGCATGACCACGTGCACTCCAAGCAGGCGCGCGACATGCTCGACATGGCCCTGGCGGGCGTCTACACGTCGGCGGCCTCGGAGGTGTCGTTGCTGTGGGCCCTTCACCAGATGGGCTCGGGCGGTGGGCCGATCTTCGTGATCTCCACGAAGGACGGCTCCCAGGATGCGCGGGTGCACGGCGGTATGGGGGCCATCTACGGTCCGATGGCCGCCGAACTCGGTGACGCACTGCGTCTTTCGCGGCTCGTGGGCCTGATCGCGCAGGACGATGCCGGGGTGACCGTGCATGCCGATGGCGACACCGTGCGAGCCGGCCGCGCGATCGTCGCCGTCCCCTTGGCCGTCGCCGACCAGATCGCCTACGAGCCAATGCTTCCCGTCGACCGAGCGTTTCTGCACCAGCGCATGCCCAGTGGCGCCGTGTTCAAGATCTCAGTGGTCTACGACAGCGCGTTCTGGCGCGCCGACGGTTTGTGCGGGCAATCGGCCGCACCGGGCAGCGCTGCCACGCTGACCATCGACGCGTGTACCGATATCGCGGTCCCCGGGATCATGTGCGTCATCACCGAAGGGCCTGCGGCGCGCCGCCTCGGCCTCCTCGATCCGGACGAGCGCAAGACCGTCGTACTCGGTGAGCTGATCGACCGGTTCGGCGCGAAGGCCGCATGCGCGGTGAGCTATCACGAGCAGAACTGGACGGTCGAGCGCTATTCGGGCGGCGGGATGATCAGTCACGCACCGCCGGGGGTGTTGACCCAGTTCGGCCACACCCTGCGCGAGCCGTGCGGGCGAATTCACTGGGCCGGCACCGAGAGTTCGGCCGTCATGTGCGGCTGGATCGACGGCGCCGTCAGATCCGGTGAACGTGCGGCCACGGAGGTGATGGCGGCCGACGCCGTGGTCGCGGTGTAG
- a CDS encoding DUF732 domain-containing protein, with product MKTLIAPVLVVVAGIAFAPAAVADDQGYLEELSSTGLPVSDDNRDTLIQLGQQTCSTAREDPAMQTGDLAMQIAEARSAYPYGKAQLVVAAALHNYCPDRNVSPGA from the coding sequence ATGAAGACGCTCATCGCCCCGGTGCTGGTGGTTGTTGCCGGGATCGCCTTCGCGCCGGCCGCTGTCGCCGATGATCAGGGCTACCTGGAGGAGTTGTCCTCGACGGGCCTGCCGGTGTCCGACGACAACCGCGACACACTGATCCAGCTCGGCCAGCAGACGTGCTCGACCGCGCGTGAGGACCCGGCCATGCAGACGGGTGATCTGGCGATGCAGATCGCGGAGGCCCGTTCGGCCTATCCCTACGGCAAAGCCCAACTGGTCGTGGCCGCAGCGCTGCACAACTACTGCCCGGACCGCAACGTCAGTCCCGGCGCCTAG
- a CDS encoding MFS transporter, whose protein sequence is MDETPRGHGRGDPSGTPPRVPLASPAARWLVAAAVLGSGMAFLDSTVVNVALPAIGRDLDTGLTGQQWVLDGYLLSLSALLLSGGAAGDRYGRRRVFLGGLVLFTVASVVCGVSPTVGWLIAARVVQGIGAAALVPGSLAMIDVGIRNDDRAQAVGLWAGMSGVTSALGPFIGGWLVDAASWRWVFLLNVPLAVAAMWITVRHVPESRATDTHGHPDLAGAAAVMIGLAGVIYPLIEVPSHGWTATAVTAVVIGVLGLLVFAVIETRVQAPLLPLGLFRSRQFSGAYLTTFAVYAALGGALFLLTLQLQQSLHYSALVAGVATLPITVIMLIGSPWAGSLAQRTGPRLPMTVGPLVAAAGLALMARITPGASYLSVVLPAVVVFGLGLMITVTPLTAAVLAAVPESQAGTASGVNNAVARLAGLLAVAMLPVAAGINPGVGEPLGHGFSTAMLIAAAAAGCGGIIAAVTIRTGTDVAHHVLAGTNQACQHPCTKTADSGARRRD, encoded by the coding sequence ATGGACGAGACGCCTCGCGGACACGGCCGCGGCGACCCTTCGGGCACCCCGCCACGGGTTCCCCTGGCGTCGCCGGCTGCACGGTGGCTCGTCGCCGCCGCGGTACTCGGCTCGGGCATGGCGTTTCTCGACAGCACCGTGGTCAACGTCGCACTGCCGGCGATCGGGCGGGATCTGGACACCGGGCTGACAGGTCAGCAATGGGTGCTCGACGGCTACCTGCTGTCGCTGAGCGCGCTGTTGCTCTCCGGTGGCGCGGCGGGTGATCGGTACGGTCGCCGCCGGGTCTTCCTCGGCGGGTTGGTGCTTTTCACCGTGGCATCAGTCGTGTGCGGCGTGTCCCCGACCGTCGGCTGGTTGATCGCTGCGCGCGTTGTCCAGGGCATCGGGGCAGCTGCACTGGTGCCCGGCAGCCTCGCCATGATCGACGTCGGGATCAGGAACGACGACAGGGCCCAGGCGGTGGGACTGTGGGCGGGGATGTCCGGTGTCACCTCGGCGCTCGGGCCGTTCATCGGGGGCTGGCTGGTCGACGCCGCGTCGTGGCGGTGGGTGTTCCTGTTGAACGTTCCGCTCGCCGTGGCCGCCATGTGGATAACCGTCCGCCACGTCCCCGAGTCCCGCGCCACCGATACCCACGGACACCCGGACCTCGCGGGTGCTGCGGCAGTCATGATCGGTCTCGCCGGCGTGATCTACCCGTTGATCGAAGTTCCGTCCCATGGTTGGACGGCGACCGCAGTGACCGCCGTCGTCATCGGTGTCCTCGGGCTCCTGGTCTTCGCCGTGATCGAGACACGCGTGCAGGCACCGCTGCTCCCGTTGGGACTGTTTCGATCGCGGCAGTTCAGCGGCGCCTACCTCACCACCTTCGCCGTGTATGCCGCGCTCGGGGGTGCGCTGTTCCTGCTGACCTTGCAGCTGCAGCAGAGCCTGCACTACTCGGCCTTGGTTGCCGGGGTGGCAACCCTGCCCATCACGGTGATCATGCTGATTGGCTCGCCATGGGCCGGTTCGCTCGCCCAGCGCACCGGCCCGCGGTTACCCATGACCGTCGGTCCGCTCGTCGCGGCGGCCGGGCTGGCCTTGATGGCCCGCATCACCCCGGGAGCGTCATACCTTTCCGTGGTGCTGCCCGCCGTCGTCGTCTTCGGGCTCGGACTGATGATCACCGTCACCCCACTCACCGCGGCCGTCCTGGCTGCCGTGCCGGAAAGTCAGGCCGGCACCGCGTCCGGGGTGAACAACGCTGTCGCACGACTGGCCGGGTTGCTGGCCGTCGCGATGCTGCCGGTGGCAGCCGGCATCAATCCTGGTGTGGGAGAGCCCTTGGGCCACGGATTCTCGACGGCGATGCTCATCGCCGCGGCCGCGGCGGGATGCGGGGGGATCATCGCGGCGGTGACCATCCGCACCGGCACCGACGTCGCCCACCACGTGCTGGCCGGGACGAACCAGGCCTGCCAGCATCCATGCACGAAGACTGCCGATTCTGGCGCTAGGCGCCGGGACTGA
- a CDS encoding LLM class flavin-dependent oxidoreductase, whose amino-acid sequence MQFGIFTVGDVTADPTTGRKPTEAERIRATVAIARKVEEVGLDVFATGEHHNPPFVPSSPTTLLGYIAALTQRIILSTSTTLITTNDPVKIAEDFSVLQHLSDGRVDLMLGRGNTGPVYPWFGQDIRAAIPLTVEHYRLLRRLWREQSVDWSGEFRTPLQGFTLAPQPLDGVPPFVWHGSIRTPEVAELAAYYGDGFFANHIFWPATHTKRMVQLYRQRFEHYGHGSADQAIVGLGGQVFMRPRSQDAIAEFRPYFDNAPVYGHGPSLEEFAAETPLTVGSPQQVIDRTLSFRDYAGDYQRQLFLIDHAGLPLKVVLEQLDLLGEEVVPVLRKEFAIGRPDRVPDAPTHESLVRAAAESAEEQP is encoded by the coding sequence ATGCAATTCGGGATTTTCACGGTCGGCGATGTCACGGCGGATCCGACGACCGGTCGAAAACCGACCGAAGCCGAGCGAATTCGCGCCACCGTGGCCATCGCGAGGAAGGTCGAGGAGGTGGGGCTCGACGTGTTCGCCACCGGCGAGCACCACAACCCGCCGTTCGTGCCCTCGTCGCCGACCACCCTGCTGGGCTACATCGCGGCGCTGACCCAGCGCATCATCCTGTCCACGTCGACCACGTTGATCACGACCAATGATCCGGTGAAGATCGCCGAGGACTTCAGTGTGCTGCAACATCTTTCGGACGGCCGGGTCGACCTGATGCTGGGCCGCGGCAACACCGGTCCGGTGTACCCCTGGTTCGGTCAGGACATCAGGGCGGCGATTCCGTTGACCGTCGAGCACTACCGGTTGCTGCGGCGGCTCTGGCGGGAGCAGAGTGTCGACTGGAGCGGTGAATTCCGCACGCCGCTACAGGGATTCACCCTCGCACCGCAACCGCTCGACGGGGTGCCGCCGTTCGTCTGGCACGGTTCGATCCGTACCCCCGAAGTCGCAGAACTGGCGGCCTATTACGGGGACGGGTTTTTCGCCAACCACATCTTCTGGCCGGCCACGCACACGAAACGCATGGTGCAGTTGTACCGGCAGCGGTTCGAACACTACGGGCACGGCAGTGCCGACCAGGCCATCGTCGGCCTGGGCGGACAGGTGTTCATGCGGCCCCGCAGTCAGGACGCGATCGCCGAGTTCCGGCCCTACTTCGACAATGCTCCGGTGTACGGGCACGGGCCCAGTTTGGAGGAGTTCGCTGCCGAGACACCGCTGACGGTCGGTTCGCCGCAGCAGGTGATCGATCGGACGCTGAGCTTCCGCGACTACGCGGGTGACTATCAGCGGCAGTTGTTCCTCATCGACCATGCCGGCCTGCCGTTGAAGGTGGTGCTGGAGCAGCTCGACCTGTTGGGCGAGGAAGTCGTTCCGGTGCTGCGCAAGGAGTTTGCGATCGGTCGGCCCGATCGCGTACCCGACGCTCCGACGCATGAGTCGCTCGTGCGGGCCGCCGCCGAGAGCGCAGAGGAGCAGCCATGA
- a CDS encoding FMN reductase encodes MTKLAVISGGLREPSSTRLLADRITAAVESSMSERNLPVSATVIELRPLGRAIVDAMLAGFASAELSSAFETVADADGVIAVTPAFNASFSGLFKSFFDVLPEETLSDMPVLIAATGGTERHSLVLEHALRPMFSYLHAVVSPTGVYAATDDFGGRGSGLALRIGKAADDFVRLLQACGQRVRRDVFTEELTDMEQLLAGWRPRDGGETVED; translated from the coding sequence ATGACCAAGTTGGCAGTCATCAGTGGCGGCCTGCGTGAGCCGTCGTCGACCCGGCTTCTCGCGGATCGCATCACCGCCGCGGTGGAGTCGTCGATGTCCGAGCGGAACCTCCCGGTGAGCGCGACGGTGATCGAGTTGCGGCCCCTGGGCCGCGCGATCGTGGATGCGATGCTGGCCGGATTCGCCTCGGCTGAGCTGAGTTCGGCATTCGAGACCGTCGCGGATGCCGACGGGGTCATCGCCGTGACGCCGGCGTTCAACGCCTCGTTCAGCGGTCTGTTCAAGTCGTTCTTCGATGTGCTTCCCGAAGAGACACTTTCGGACATGCCGGTACTGATCGCCGCGACCGGCGGCACCGAACGGCATTCACTGGTGCTCGAACACGCGTTGCGGCCGATGTTCTCGTATCTGCACGCGGTCGTATCGCCCACCGGGGTGTACGCCGCCACCGATGACTTCGGTGGGCGCGGGTCAGGGCTCGCCCTGCGGATCGGCAAGGCCGCCGATGACTTCGTCCGGCTGCTACAGGCGTGCGGTCAGCGGGTTCGGCGCGACGTGTTCACCGAAGAGTTGACCGACATGGAGCAGCTTCTGGCAGGCTGGCGGCCCCGGGACGGCGGCGAGACGGTCGAAGATTGA
- a CDS encoding TetR/AcrR family transcriptional regulator, which translates to MKRTQVVRGYGGISAADRRTERRSKLLAAGRRIWGESGVTEVTVRGVCAAAGLTSRYFYEQFPSREELLFAISDDVRDELISALVNAGVGDPGTLTDKLRSALTAFLDIIAADPHIHRIATGDVSSVAGLTEHRTRILDMITDLVVQHAPSVLSTETPNETDLRRSARFMVGGVNQLIEAWLDDPQESSHELATVCADLCVAVVRGVAPTDK; encoded by the coding sequence ATGAAGCGCACGCAGGTGGTGCGCGGATACGGCGGCATCAGTGCGGCCGACCGCCGCACCGAACGTCGGAGCAAGCTGCTCGCCGCAGGCCGCCGGATCTGGGGTGAATCAGGGGTCACCGAGGTGACCGTGCGTGGCGTGTGCGCAGCGGCCGGCCTCACGTCGCGGTACTTCTACGAACAGTTCCCGAGCCGCGAAGAGCTGCTGTTCGCCATCTCCGACGACGTACGCGACGAGTTGATCAGCGCGCTCGTCAACGCCGGTGTCGGCGACCCGGGCACCCTCACCGACAAACTCCGCTCAGCCCTGACGGCCTTCCTCGACATCATCGCCGCCGACCCGCACATCCACCGCATCGCCACCGGCGACGTCAGCAGCGTCGCCGGACTGACCGAGCACCGCACCCGCATACTCGACATGATCACCGATCTGGTGGTACAGCACGCTCCATCCGTGCTCAGCACGGAGACCCCGAACGAAACCGACCTACGCCGCAGCGCACGCTTCATGGTCGGCGGCGTGAACCAACTCATCGAGGCCTGGCTCGACGACCCGCAGGAGAGCAGCCACGAATTGGCTACGGTATGCGCCGATCTGTGCGTCGCCGTCGTGCGCGGAGTCGCACCGACCGACAAATAG